In the Pristis pectinata isolate sPriPec2 chromosome 34, sPriPec2.1.pri, whole genome shotgun sequence genome, GGCTTCTGTTTCAGAACGGACCGCATTTTCCAACTGCCTCCGCAAACCAGGCCACCGCATTAGTCAGAACGAAAAACAGGCTAACCCACTACTCAACCCAATGCTAACCCAGTGCTCAACCAATTATCACCCAACCACCACTTGCAGCTGTACATACAGCCAATAATAACCAGTATTCTCTTAACCAAGTTATCGACCAGCTCCGTATCTAACAGCAACCTGGTGGCCAAACACTCTCTTTCACGCAGTATTGAATGCTCAAACGACTCTTGTATCCAGCCAATACTCAACATTCATTGCTTCTGGATGTAACTAGCACTTAATTGTATCTGTTCCAAACAGTAACTAGCCCCCAACAATGAATGTACCAAACAGTAACTAGTCCTCAACAATGAATGTGCTTAACTACTTCTTAAATTACATCTGTACCCAACATTTGGTAGTTCTTAACAATAACTGCTACTCGACAAAGTCTGTACCTGGTATCAACAGTAACTAGAATTTATCATAACAGTCCCCAACAGCCACTCTTAATCAACCGCGTTTCCATTAATTTTTAAGGGTATTGGTATCGCTGACAAGAAGACAGTTAAATTCTCCCCAGCATCAATCCTCGCAACGTGTCCCTGACCTGAGAGGCAATTAAACCTCAACCAACGTCGACATTTCAACGTGCCACGGAACGGAGGGGCAGTTAAGTCTCGCCCAATGCCGACCATCTCTGCATGCCCCGAACTGACGGGAGGTGGCAATTAACTCACCATGTACAATATTCTGGGATGGGGGTATACGATACTGTGCAGTAAGTAGTATCAACCATATCTGTTGAATTTCCACCAGTGCGCAACATTAAGTGGTATTTAACTCATCGGTACCCAACATAAATCTGAGTCATCTCTGTACTAAGGAATGACTTGTACTCAGTTACACCTTTACCCATTAGTAACCCGGAACTCGACTATAACAAGCATTCAACTTCAGCTGTGACCACCAATAACCAGCACCTAACCAACTCTGTAACCATTTTGTTTAACAATAAGGATTTCATTAACTGTAGTCAAAGTTAATTGGTTTTAtgaggggaagaggaagaagctgtGAAGTGCCGACCTAATATCTTGTCGAAGGCGTTGACCAACTCGGTGGTGTCCCTGATCATGAAGCTGTGTTTCTCGTCGTTTTTCTTTGATGCAAGGTTATTCAGTTCCACACTGTCTACTTCGTCAGAGATGCCGAAGGCATACATATCTGCAGGGTACCAAAGGATTAGGCTCAGTGCCATCTCGCATAGCTACAGGATGAGTAAACAGATCGCATCTCACACTTGCAAcgtttctctccccccccccgccccacccccgcCCACCCCTGTTCTCCTTCGCCTCTCACTGTTTACACCTTGTCCTGACAGATTGACGACCCCTCGCCGTCCTATCTCAGACAGCACCACCGTTCAGTCTCTCTCTGGTCTGCACCTAACACAAACACTCCCTTTGTAAtttccaccctctccccttctcGCTTTGATTGCTGACTGCTTGCAGTCCCGCCGAAGGGTCATTGATCAGAATGGTTAACCCTGCGCGGTCCCCGTCTAACCCCGGGGTTGGAATGACTGCAGATCGACTGGGAAGGGGTTGGGTTTAGGGTTTGAGTTGAGAGATGTAGGCTTCAAGCTTTCCAACAGGTTAGCGGTGCTCCCATCGAAACCccatctgctggaggactcaCCTCTGTCCCGAGTGTGTCCCGAGTGTGTTAACAGGGGTACGTAAGTTAGGGTGTTACACGGGGGGTCTTACGCAAGGCACCCTAAGCCTCAGCAGGCGgctccctgggggggggggggggcctcccGCCTCATTTGTGGGGAGGtgtgaaatgaaaacacagaGAACGTCGGACATATCCAGCggcccaggcagcatctgtggaaggtatGGCCGGGAAGGTGATCTCTTTCGCTGCCTGATCCCCCGAGCGTTTCCAGCATGTTGCTGTTTTCACTTCAGAATCTCTCAGCATAGTTTAACCCGCGGTGTATACGGTGCAACGGCGAACAGCGATATCAAAGCCGGTTCCTACCCAGGTAGTCCTCGGTTTTGTTTTGCTGTCTCACGAAGTTCTCGATGCGGTCCACGGCAATCCGCGGGTTCGGGCCCATGTTCGacttccctggagcacaggaacaTCTCAGAATCCAGGAAGTCAGCTCTCAGCAGCGACCGCCTACCATGCGTCACCGTCCCTCGCAACACAAGCGGCCACTTGGTTCATGCCAGCTCATAGGACAATCGCAGTCCTCCACTATTGTTATCCCTGTGAcctgttctccccacactccgatccactgccccccccccctagattctaccacctacACTTGGGCAGAGTACAGCGGTCAATTGACCCAAAGCTTGCCGACGTGCGCCGAGGGAGCGCGCACTGTTCCCAAGTGAATAGCGTTTCCATGACATTTCTCTCCCCCTCCATTGATCCTGCAGTAAGATtctccttcctctgacatctGAAAACATTGCCCTCTCACTCCCCCATAGAGACAAGCGCACTCACCGTCTGTAAATAAGATCGTGACAAATCTAATCTTTTCCCATGTACGTTGGAATGATTGCTTCGAGAACGACATCATTTCATACACCTCATGCAGTGCCGCGTAAATGTTGGTGCCTCTCTGATCCAAGTGAGCTGTGAACGGGCACAAGAGATCGACCTTAAATGTAGGAAGAGTGCTCGGAAACCGCTCAGGATCAACTCCAGGAGCGATGGCGTCTGCTGaggcgggggggcggggggtggtgggggggggggggggggggggggggggggggggcggggaggcgGTGCAGGGGCTGCCCTGGATCTGAACTGCCGGGATCTCCCAGGAGGCGAGCGAGAGAGTTGAGAGAGGTGTACTCCTCACGTGGAAACCAGAGAACATAGGGATGGGAGGGGATGGACCGTCAGTGTgggtcatagaacaatacagcacggatacagtcccttcggcccaaccagtccatgccgaccttggtGCGGACCCAaggagtcccaatttcctgcgttcggcccatatccctccaagccccgcccctccatgtacctatccaagtgctgcttaaatgatcctgttgtacctgcctcaaccacttcctctggcagctcgttccatatactcaccaccctctgtgtgaaaaagttgcccctcgggtcccttttaaatctttccccctctcaccctaaatctatgctcccccccccttgttttggactcccctaccctggggaaaagatgttaccatccaccttgtctatgcttctcataattttaaacacttctctaaggtcgcccctcattctcctacgttcgaaagaataaagacccagcctggccaacctctccctgtaactcaggccctcgagtcctggcagcatcttcctagatcttctctgcgctctttccagtttaaccccgtctttcctacaacagggtgaccagcGAGTCGAGGTTTGGCTGGGACCAAGAGTCCCAGGCTTCCCTGCTTGTACCATCATATTTGGCCAATTCGTCGTTCTCCAGTATGTCGACGACAGCGTCGGCTCCCGATCGGTCTTCTTCGTTCAGGTTGATCACCCTTATTGGTTTGGACGCGTAGGTCACCACCCCGAACCGCGGTCTTATGTCAAAACTGGCGATCTGAGGAGCAATGAAATGTAGGTCAGGGTGGCAGGCGCCCAGTTTAGACTACCGCCCCTGACCCCACCGCTGGCTAGGGACTGAGCCTACGCCCGAGGATCTTCGCGCATGGGAAGCAATCGAGGCCTTTTCAGATAAGCCCCAGCTCCtggagcacccccccccccccaccccacaaagaGGCCTCGaatagtactgcacaggaacaggcctttcggtccacgatgttgtgccgaactaattaaattaatggcacataattccttctgcctatacaatgtccatattcctgtATTCAATCCAGGTGCCTATCAACGAGCCTCTTAAAAACCtccattgtgtctgcctccacccccacctctggcagcgccttccaggcaatcaccgctccctgtgtaaacaacttgccccacacatctcctttgaacgtaccccctctcaccttaaatgcatgccctctggcattagacatttcaaccgtgggaaaaaagatcccggctgtctctCCCATCTCTGCCTTCCccaatttttataattttattaacttttgtCAGTGTCACCCAGGCACCGAGCCACCGCAAACAGCGGGGATCAGGCGAGAGCCCGGCCGAGACCCGTTCCTCACCTCACCGGCATTGGGAATAATTAACTGGACAGAGTTGACGGTTTGGGATTTGGGTTCGGGTACAATGTCAGGGCATCGTCCCTCCCACACTGTGGCGCTCCCTCACCACCGCCCCGCCGTGCTGCTCTCCCTCGGTACTTCCCTCCCACACTGTGGCGCTCCCTCACCACTGCCCCCGAAGTGCGGCCCTCCCTCGGTAACCCCCCCACTATGGCGCTCCATCggtgctgcccccccccccccccccgtgctgcGCTCACTCGTTGCCACCCCACCCGCAGTGCGGCGCTCCCCCGGAGCCGTCAGTTCCACAAGAAAGCTCTGGTACGTCCCGATGCTCTGGATCGCTCTCACACCTTGTCAGTGAGGTTCTTCACCACCGTGATGGCCTGATTGAAGTTTTCCTCCCCCACGCTGTCCGACGCGTCGATCATGAAGTACATGTGGAGGTCGGCATTTTTGCCGAGGTAAATTTTGCGGGCGAGGGagggtgctgagggaggagggaaaTTACAGCTATTAGCGATGCGCACGCAATTCGCTGGTCCAGCAGTCCCGGCCGTGAGCGGGCTAGCCTGAACAACCCAAGACAAACCCGACAGGCGTCACCCATGTCTCCCACGGCCAACGAACGGGGCACAGTCCAACGGCTGAGAAACGAGATTAACCTATCGTCCACTGATGGGGCGGCAACTCCCTCTAAGCTTCCAGATGACTCGTGTTGCAGACGGCGGCGGACTCCCCctttcttttgtgtgtgtgtgtgtgtgtgtgtgtgtgtgtgtgtgtgtgtgagagagaatgaatgtCTCTGAACTTGCAGTTGtaaaagtcgttggtgaggcagcacttggagcactgtgtacagtttttgtcgccctgttacagaaaagacatggttaaactggaaagagtgcagagaagatttacgaggatgttgccaggactggagggcctgagttatagggagaggttggataggctggatcattattccttggaacgtaggagaatggggggagaCGTTATAGAAgtggttaaaattatgagaggcatggataaggtggacagtagtgcagtccaaaactagagggtataggttcaaggtgagagggaaagatttaaaagacacctgagaggcaacatttctcacacagagggtggtgagtgtgtggaacgagctgccagaggaagtgggtgaagcaggtacaacaggatcatttaagaagcacttggataggtacatggaggggcggggcttgggagggatatgggccgaacgcaggataTTGGAagtagttgggtgggcaccatgttgggctgaatggcctgtatccgtgctgtgttgctctattcGCTCCCCAGGCACTGGCTCTGATCCTGCGATCCTAGTTACAGAGGTGAGGAGGGTATAGGGACtggaggggtttggagagggATGTCGGGActggaggggtttacagagacggggagggatgtCAGGGCTGGAGGAGTTTACAGAGGGAAAGGTGTAGGGACTGGAGGGGTTTACAGAGGGGGAGGGTTGTAGGGGCGGGGGTTACAGAGGAGGAGAAGTGTAGGggcggagggggttacagagggggagaggtgtaggggcagagGGGTTTACAGAAATGGGGAGGGTGTAGGGACTGGAGGGTGTTACAGAGGGGGTTAGGggcagagggggttacagagatggggagggtatAGGGATTGGAGGGGTTTACAGAGCGGGAGGGGTGTCAGGGCGGAGGGGGTTACAGGGGGAGGGGGTTAGGGGcgtagggggggagggggttacagatggggaagtgaagggttaagaaattgtgactgtacatataactaatgataAAACACCGCGCACGCAAACCCCTGGCTCAGGGCTCGGTGGTAATTATCGTGTCGGgaacttgattgcaagccaattatacCAAACAATAAGGGTAATGGTTGTATTAAACAGTGAGTGGGAGGTTTGTCcaaaacaatgagggtgatacctgtctttgaatctcttgattgtaaatcaattatactgaacaataAGTGTGATATTTGTCTTTGAATCTCAGGACCCTAATCGAAATTCACGGAGCCGCATTCcataagtgtgcgtgacaatgtctgtataaattactgtctgctcctttgtagtGTGGAGACCTCGGATAGCGACTCTCAACGAGTGTTGACGAGACTTCTCCCTGGCGGTAtgctgctaataaacgcgtttttaCTGAatcaatctgtggcactgtgtgaccttgcagcaggcaggagtgggaacttaaaatggGAATAAGAGATAGGGAGGGTGTAGGGACTGGAAGGGGTTGGAGAGATGGGGAGTGTGTAGGAActggaggggtttacagagatggggagggtagggactggaggggttacagagggGTAGTGTGTAGGAActggaggggtttacagagatGGAGAGGGCGGCGGGGCCGGAGGGGTTAACAGAGGAGAAGGGTGTCgaggccggagggggttacagagacgaggaggggtgtcggggccgagggggttacagagatggggaggggtacaCAGGGATTCTACTCCACTCATAGTGgggatagaggctggtggggtTGGTGAGATTGAGTGTGTGAGACTGTATGAACTCGCGAATTATGATTGGCATTTCACATGCGAGTTCTGAAAATGGGTATCTGGGAGGTCGGAGGGAATTCGGGGCGCAGAAAGAGCAGGACTTTGGGTGTCCACTGGTGAACCTACCACTGAGTGATTTGCTGGGTGAGTTACAAGGTGGAGAGGTCAATGTCATCAGAAGGGAGTTACTTTCACCTGACCCCTTGTGGCCGCACCCTTGTCTCAGATGAAAGTCCCTGACTGGACAAAATTCGGCAGGATGGACCCGCCGGGGTAAGAAACAGAAACAGTCCCCTCATGCCTGCACTACCACCCACTTGCATCACGGCTGATCTTGTTTTTAACCCCAGCGCCAATTTCCGGAACTAAcgacatatcccttgattcccttggtaACCCGAACCATGGATCTGTCTCGAATATCCCCCTGGGTCAGGAATTCCAGGGATGAAACGGTCGGTGGATGAGAAAATCCTCATTGTCTGTCCTGATTGGCCGACCTCTTACCTTGAGACTGACACCAGGTTCCAGACTCCCCAAGTCGGGGGTTtaggggtggggggaataactCGGCCATCACCCTGTCCATTCCTGAACGTGCCAATGAGGTGACCTCTCGTCCTTCCAACCTCGGGAGAACAGCCCCAGTCATCTGCCGTCCCAGCAATTAATCTGGCGATGCGCGCCTTTGCTAACTCACAGGTATCTCCTTCCTGAGGTCGGGAGATCAGACCTTTACACATTATAGGTCGCACCAGCTCCCCGTGTAATGGGAGCAGAATGGCTCAGCTTCTGTTCAAATGCCCCATCAATACAGGCCAGCATATCCTTTCCCGAATACTTACTGTCTGTGTATATTGGCTTTCCGTGATGGGTGCACAGGGAAGCCCCGTCCCTCCAAACACCAACCTCTTTCACCCTCATCGACCTATTTCCTCCCCCCACAGGGATGGCTCCTACCTGGAGTCTTCGAGTCGCCAGCGCGGCTCCTGCCCATGGTGCTGATGAGGGAGGCTGTGAAAGACTCTGCCACGTCTTCAACTATGTCGAAGGAGTTCGGGTCTGTGAAGCGAGGTGAGATCCGGTTCAGTGGGAGCAACATTCCCGTTCTCCGCCGGCTTTGGAAAACTGAGCACTTCACGCCCCCATTGACCCCGAATTATTTTACATGGATTTTCCCGGAACGTGGAACGTTCGTTGTCCATCCTGAACTGCCTTTGGACGGGGCAGGTTGAGAATCAGAGGCAAGACTGGCCAAAGATTTCATTCTCCGATGTTTTTGTCACAATCTGGACTCCGCGTTCTGTGACTGAGTGGATTGGATTTATTCCCTATTTATTGGATGACTGGGATTTAAATTccagtggtgggattcgaacatTCAGCTCTTGATCAATGGTCCACAAGACCGGCTGCTGTTGCAAGGACCGAACTACAATGTGACCAAGGCAAGATATCACCTCATCGCCTCCCTCGGCGCCGCCCTTCCCGCAATGTGACGATCCCCCGGCGCCCACCTTCCCGCAACGTGGCGCTCCCTCGGcgccgtccctcccacagcgcgaCGCTCCCCCAGCGCCACCCTTCCCGCCGTTCAATGGGGACACCAGCCTACAGTTTCGCCCCGAATCCCCGAAGCTGGACTCGGAGCGACGGACCCGGCGAATGAGACGGAGCGGCGACTCGGTCGCTCCAAGTCTATGGAAGGCAAGGCCTGTGCGCCGGTGGAGGTTAGCAGAATTCCCCTTGGCTGAGTTCAGGCTCCAGGCGGCTGCCGCCTGCACCATTGGACGATGGCACCAACATCGGCCTATCAGAGGCCGCCCGCCTTCATGCAGCAAGCAGTGAAGCTCCCAAAGCGGGCGAACACTCACGCTGACAAGTGGGCGCCGCGCCGGTCcactcctccgactccaggcaccgTCTCTTGCTCGATCCCACCAACACTAGCCCGTCGTTGCAATAGTATTGCACGCTGTCTCCAATGTCATAGCTGGTCCCCGCTTTCCTGCCGCCAGCTGGGACCCCGGGGTGAGGACAATCTTGCACTTGAAAGGTACGGATAAGACATCAAAGGCGAGAACACACAGGAAAAGAAGTACACAGgacactggggggtggggggggaagagcaggacactcggcccttcaagcattttctgcccaccattcaacatgatcatggctgatctatgcaggcttcaactcctcttcccaatTCCTGGACGTTTCAGAGATGTATCTATCTGCACTTTATATACCtgatgatccggcctccaccaccctcgggggctgAGAACTCCAGAGAGAAGACATCTCCGTGCACCCCAGCTTTAAATGACCCGCCCCTTAATTTGAGGCTACGTCCCCTTGGTGACTCCTCAAGGAACATTGACACTTGTaagatactttatcaaacaatgtgatATCCATGGAAACACCATCCAAAACTGGCCACTGGAAgttggacattctgattctgtaccctTGGAACTACGCAGCAGAAGTTCATGTTAACTAAATCCTCAAAGAAATTGTTTCCGATTTAAGGAAAAATCGGTTTACGGGAGGATCAGGAACAtcacccagggactgcctgtaggTTCTGCTTTCAGCTGAAACTTCTCGCTTCGCCATACTAAACTGCAGCTGCCACCTGACTCCCCGCTCGCTTAGCCCGTCTCTATCCTTTTGAAGACGGCGCTCCTCCAGGGCCGACCTTTGTGGCCGGTAAACTTACAGCCTGAGGTACAGATGGCGTTGCTCCCGTTCCAACGGCCGTTCTTCATGCACGTTCTGCTCTCCGAACCTTTGAGGGCGTATCCGTCGTAGCACTCGAATGAGACGGTCTCTCCGATCGCGTAGGATAAGTTGACTGGGGTGAAGATTCCTTCTTCGAGCACAGGAGCTGGGCATCGGAACTCTGGGGAAGGTGAAGGTCGTGTGAGATCGTGGCGTATTGTGACCAGCCTCAGTGCCCTCACCTGCACGTTGTAGGGAGCAATCCGTTGAAGTCTGATGGTGGGAGAGCGGGAGAAGGGAAGAGGGTgagacgggtggggggggggggggagcgtcgGAGTGGGATGAGAGAAGGGCTTGAGGGGGAGAGGCAaaagatttggagtgggagggagggaggagggagcaggacagagagggggtgaggatgaggaggaggtgagaggagggtaaagagggggcagaagaggggaAAGCAAGATAAGCGAGCGGGAGGAGGgttggagggagaggaaaaaaaaggggattGGTAGGGAATGAGGAAGAGTAATCTCGGGAGAAAGtagagagaatgggagagagggaggggtgtggttgAGGGAGTGAAGTTGAGCGAGGGACTGGGGTGACGGGAGGAGAGTGAGAGGAACAGATGTTCACTGCACCTTTTATAG is a window encoding:
- the LOC127585922 gene encoding complement C2-like, which produces MNPLYVLGLGLAFFLTSKGEEETCDPDIQIVGGWVTKSKGNEPKSVAKFECPDSHYPSPVSSSKCQNGRWSHTQRRIKPICKEFRCPAPVLEEGIFTPVNLSYAIGETVSFECYDGYALKGSESRTCMKNGRWNGSNAICTSGLQDCPHPGVPAGGRKAGTSYDIGDSVQYYCNDGLVLVGSSKRRCLESEEWTGAAPTCQHPNSFDIVEDVAESFTASLISTMGRSRAGDSKTPAPSLARKIYLGKNADLHMYFMIDASDSVGEENFNQAITVVKNLTDKIASFDIRPRFGVVTYASKPIRVINLNEEDRSGADAVVDILENDELAKYDAHLDQRGTNIYAALHEVYEMMSFSKQSFQRTWEKIRFVTILFTDGKSNMGPNPRIAVDRIENFVRQQNKTEDYLDMYAFGISDEVDSVELNNLASKKNDEKHSFMIRDTTELVNAFDKILDLNTLGDLCGVADERPDAKIREKHPWHVYINIPKSLAHGGTLETGSCSGSIVAPGWILTAAHCFTKVENREMYKDITVTLGENKIIRVKELFIHPNFMIAAK